The Aureispira anguillae DNA window ATGGCCTCATTTTTTACTTTTTTATACCACTACTTCCAGCAACGAAAATTATTTTTAGCCATTTTAGTTAGTGGTTTTCTAGTTGCATCTTTATGGCTTATTGCTAGTCAGCTTAAATTAAACGAAGATATAGCCAAGGTTATTCCCTTAGATGCTAATATCCAAAAAGTCAATCAAGCTTATCAGAACACTAAATTTTCGGATAATCTTATCTTTCATCTTTCCCCTACAGATACCGCTAGTTTTGATCGCCCAGCTGCACTCATCGATTTTGCGGATAGCCTTGTTGCTTCGTTAGGTCACTTGGATTCCAATAAAATTCAAGAAATTCGTTATACCCTTTCAGATGCTGCGATTACCCAATTATACGATTTGTTTTACGAGCATTTGCCGCTTTTTTTAGCTCCCAAAGATTACGAAGAACTTGCCAATCGTTTGGATTCTACAGGCATTCAAAAATCGCTAAGATCTGTCTACAAAACCCTGCTTTCTCCTGCGGGATTTGTTTTGAAAAAAAATGTGATAAAAGACCCTTTAGGCTTAGCGAGTTTGCCCCTTCGGAATTTGCAAGATTTCCAGATTGACGGCAATTATATTTTGCACAATAACCGAATTATGACCAAAGACAAAAAGCACTTGTTGTTTTTTGTTACCCCCAAAGCCAATGCAGGAGCGACAGGAGAAAATGCTATTTTGTTGGCACAAATTGATAAAAAAATAGCCGCTACCCAAGCTCAATTTGAAGATAAATTTGAGGCAGAATATTTTGGCAGTATAGCCGTATCTGTAGCAAATGCCGAACAAATTAAAACAGACATTAGTTATACGGTTGGAGCAGCGCTAATCGCATTAATTTTATTTATTGCTCTATTTTTTAAACGCTTATCCATCCCCATTTTAATTTTCATTCCTGTTGTGCTAGGAGCTGCAATGGGTTTGGCAACTTTGGTATTGGTCAAAGACAGTATTTCTGCTATTTCATTGGGCGTAGGAGCTGTTTTATTGGGTATAACCGTTGATTTTTCACTCCACGTTTTTGCGCATTTTAGGTCAGAGGGAGCCGTCAAAAAAACCATTCAGGATATTTCTACTCCTACCATAATGAGTAGCCTAACAACAAGTAGTGCCTTTTTATGCCTGTTGTATATGTCCTCTGAAGCCATGCGTGATTTAGGAATTTTTGCAGCCGTTGCGGTCTTAGCTTCTGCTGTTTCTGCCTTGGTTGTTTTACCTCATTTTTTACCAAAAACAACCCACACAACAAACATTCCTAAAGATACCTTCTTGGATCGATTAGCCGCTTATCCAATTCATAAAAATAAATGGATAAAAGGGGGCGTTGCGTTGGCTACCTTCTTCTTTTTATTCTTTTTTAATAAGGTTCAATTTGAAGATGATATGAACAATATCAACTTCATGCCTCCTGCCCTAAAAACAGCCGATCAGAACCTCCAACAAATGGGAGGAGAAGCCCTAAAAAGCACCTACGTTGTTAGCACTGCATCCGATATGGAGACCGCACTAAGACGCAATGAAAAAGCCAGTCGCCAACTCCAACAACTAAAAGAAAAAGGAAGCATCCAAAACTATACTTCTGTTAGTAAGTTTTTACTTTCACAAGAAGCTCAAGCGGAAAAAATAGCAGCATGGAATCACTTTTGGACACCAGAACGAAAAACGGCGCTAAAACAAACCTTGGTTGAACAAGGCAATAAATTTAAGTTTAAAGCAACGACCTTTAACCAGTTTTCGGCACTCCTTGAAAAAGAATTTAAACCCGTTTCCATTGATCGTTTCAGTGCCCTTCAAGAATTACTCCTTAGCGAATATAGTACGTTCAAAAATGGGCAATATTCGTTTATTTCTATTGTAAAATTAGAAGACGATCAAAAAGCCACGGTTTATCCATTATTTCAGGCAGATAAAGACATTACTATTTTTGACAAACAATTTATTGCCGATCAATTTGCGCAATCCCTACAAAAAGATTTTAGTACACTCGTCAATTGGTCTTTTCTCATTGTTCTAATCATTTTGTTAATTGCATTTGGTCGGATAGAATTAGCCCTTTTGACTATATTTCCGATATTGTTAAGTTGGGAATGGACCTTAGGTTTAATGGCATTAATTGGTTTAAAATTCAATGTTGTTAATATTATTATCTGCACCTTTATTTTTGGGTTAGGAATAGACTATAGCATTTTTGTAACCAAAGGTTTGCTGCATGAATATAAGTATGGCGAACGCATTTTACCTACTTATAAAACCTCCATTATTCTATCCGCTTTGACCACGATGTGTGGAATGGGCGTAATGATTTTTGCGCAACACCCTGCCCTATTTTCCATTGCCAGTTTATCCATTATAGGCATTTTATCTATTTTGGTTATTACATTCACCATACAACCCTTAATTTTTGGCGTATTAATACTCAATCGCAAAGCAAAAGGATTGCCTCCTTATACTCTGTTGAATATTATTTCTACGGTTATCGCCTATACACATTTTTTATCGGGTTGTTTAATCCTAACCCTGCTCACTTTTACGCTAACCATTAGCCCCTTTCAAAAAGAGCTTAAAAAATACCTGTTACATCGAGTGATTCGACTATTTTCAGCCTCTTTAATCCACTTGATGTTTAACGTTCGAAAAATTTATATCAACAAAGAAAAATTACAGCTTAACCAACCTGCACTAATCATTGCCAACCACCAATCCTTCTTGGATATAATGATGATTTTGATGTTACATCCCAAGATTATTATTATGACAAATAGTTGGGTTTGGAATTCGCCTATTTTTGGAAGAGTAATTCGTTTTGCTGATTTTTACCCTTCTGATGCTGGTGCAGAAAATAGCATTGAACAGCTCCAAAAATTGACCGATAAAGGCTATTCTATTATGGTTTTCCCTGAAGGGACTCGCTCTAAAACGGGGAAAATAAGTCGTTTTAAAAAAGGGGCTTTTTACATCGCAGAACAATTGAATCTAGATATTCTTCCTATTGTTTTTCATGGAACAGGGGATTGTATTCGAAAAAATGATTTTTTGGTGCATGGCACGACGGTTACCATGAAATTTTTAGATCGAATTTCTCCTACCGATTCATCTTGGGGAAACAGTTATTCTGAGCGTACAAAATCGATTAGCAAATACTTTAAACAAGAATTTCAGCAGATAAAAGAAGCTACTGAAACCGCTGATTTTTTTGAAGATCGATTGATCAAAAACTATATCTACAAAGGACCTGTTTTGGAGTGGTATACTCGAATAAAAGTCCGATTAGAAGATAAATACCGCCCCTTTGATGCTTTGCTCCCCAAAAAAGCCACGATAACTGATATTGGTTGTGGCTATGGAATGATGCCCTATATGTTGCATTTATTATCCAATGATCGAATTATAACAGGCATCGATTATGATGCTGAGAAAATATTGGTTGCCAATGAAGCTTTTTTAAAAAATGACAAGATCAATTTTGTAGCAGCAGACGCAACTCAATATCCATTAACCGCTAGTGATGTCTTCTTAATTAGTGACATGCTCCACTACATCCCAAAAGCAGCACAACACCAACTCATTAGAAGATGTCTAGATCAGCTCAATGAGGGCGGAATGCTGATTATACGAGATGGAGATGCAGATTTAAAAGAGCGGCATGAAGGCACTGTCTGGACAGAGAAGTTCTCTACTCAGATATTTGGTTTTAATAAAACCATAGCAGAAAATTTAACCTTTTTGTCTGGCAAAGAGATTGAGAAAGTGGCAGGTGAATATAATCTAACCGTTGAGCGATTGGATCTAA harbors:
- a CDS encoding trifunctional MMPL family transporter/lysophospholipid acyltransferase/class I SAM-dependent methyltransferase yields the protein MASFFTFLYHYFQQRKLFLAILVSGFLVASLWLIASQLKLNEDIAKVIPLDANIQKVNQAYQNTKFSDNLIFHLSPTDTASFDRPAALIDFADSLVASLGHLDSNKIQEIRYTLSDAAITQLYDLFYEHLPLFLAPKDYEELANRLDSTGIQKSLRSVYKTLLSPAGFVLKKNVIKDPLGLASLPLRNLQDFQIDGNYILHNNRIMTKDKKHLLFFVTPKANAGATGENAILLAQIDKKIAATQAQFEDKFEAEYFGSIAVSVANAEQIKTDISYTVGAALIALILFIALFFKRLSIPILIFIPVVLGAAMGLATLVLVKDSISAISLGVGAVLLGITVDFSLHVFAHFRSEGAVKKTIQDISTPTIMSSLTTSSAFLCLLYMSSEAMRDLGIFAAVAVLASAVSALVVLPHFLPKTTHTTNIPKDTFLDRLAAYPIHKNKWIKGGVALATFFFLFFFNKVQFEDDMNNINFMPPALKTADQNLQQMGGEALKSTYVVSTASDMETALRRNEKASRQLQQLKEKGSIQNYTSVSKFLLSQEAQAEKIAAWNHFWTPERKTALKQTLVEQGNKFKFKATTFNQFSALLEKEFKPVSIDRFSALQELLLSEYSTFKNGQYSFISIVKLEDDQKATVYPLFQADKDITIFDKQFIADQFAQSLQKDFSTLVNWSFLIVLIILLIAFGRIELALLTIFPILLSWEWTLGLMALIGLKFNVVNIIICTFIFGLGIDYSIFVTKGLLHEYKYGERILPTYKTSIILSALTTMCGMGVMIFAQHPALFSIASLSIIGILSILVITFTIQPLIFGVLILNRKAKGLPPYTLLNIISTVIAYTHFLSGCLILTLLTFTLTISPFQKELKKYLLHRVIRLFSASLIHLMFNVRKIYINKEKLQLNQPALIIANHQSFLDIMMILMLHPKIIIMTNSWVWNSPIFGRVIRFADFYPSDAGAENSIEQLQKLTDKGYSIMVFPEGTRSKTGKISRFKKGAFYIAEQLNLDILPIVFHGTGDCIRKNDFLVHGTTVTMKFLDRISPTDSSWGNSYSERTKSISKYFKQEFQQIKEATETADFFEDRLIKNYIYKGPVLEWYTRIKVRLEDKYRPFDALLPKKATITDIGCGYGMMPYMLHLLSNDRIITGIDYDAEKILVANEAFLKNDKINFVAADATQYPLTASDVFLISDMLHYIPKAAQHQLIRRCLDQLNEGGMLIIRDGDADLKERHEGTVWTEKFSTQIFGFNKTIAENLTFLSGKEIEKVAGEYNLTVERLDLTQKTSNIIFIIKKHSVPRDISKSY